The genomic DNA TAATATTGGGGGTCTATCGAAATGAAATTATTACCAGAATTAAAATACTCTAAAGATCATGAGTGGGTAAAAGTAATTGATGGAGATGTTGTATATATAGGTATAACAGACTATGCTCAAGATCAATTAGGAGAAATATTGTTTGTTGAAACACCAGAAGTAGAAGATACTGTAACTAAGGGAGTAGATTTTGGAGTAGTTGAGTCTTCTAAAGTAGCTTCTGATTTA from Clostridioides difficile ATCC 9689 = DSM 1296 includes the following:
- the gcvH gene encoding glycine cleavage system protein GcvH; translated protein: MKLLPELKYSKDHEWVKVIDGDVVYIGITDYAQDQLGEILFVETPEVEDTVTKGVDFGVVESSKVASDLISPVNGEVLEVNEKLEDEPECINEDPYENWILKVKLADVAELDTLLSDKEYEAGLE